A genome region from Hymenobacter tibetensis includes the following:
- the trhO gene encoding oxygen-dependent tRNA uridine(34) hydroxylase TrhO translates to MDYRVLLYYCYTPIADAEAFREEHHRLCLQLNLRGRIIVAPEGLNGTVSGLTADCAEYMRLVKADPRFAALEFKVEEAEAHTFQKLHVRVKPEIVHVGLPHIKPYERTGIHLSPEEFRDLKDQDDVVIVDVRSDYEYELGRFKNAVTLDIENFREFPDRLERLEQYKDKKILTYCTGGIKCEKASAYLLEQGFENVYQLHGGIIKYGLEAGGEDFEGKCYVFDGRVAVDVNHVNPTVISECHHCHTPSDRMVNCANPHCNAHVPLCESCGEQMQGACSPACQEHPDKRPYDGTGTYPKISNHYRPEQGLISYRAPVR, encoded by the coding sequence ATGGATTACCGCGTTTTACTTTACTACTGCTACACGCCGATTGCCGACGCAGAAGCGTTTCGGGAAGAGCACCACCGCCTTTGCTTGCAGCTCAACCTGCGCGGGCGCATCATTGTAGCACCGGAAGGCCTGAACGGAACCGTTTCGGGCCTGACGGCCGATTGTGCGGAATATATGCGGCTGGTGAAAGCCGATCCGCGGTTTGCTGCATTGGAATTCAAAGTAGAAGAAGCAGAAGCCCATACGTTTCAGAAGCTGCACGTGCGCGTGAAGCCGGAAATTGTGCACGTGGGGCTGCCGCATATCAAGCCGTATGAGCGGACCGGCATCCACCTTTCGCCCGAGGAGTTTCGGGACCTGAAAGACCAGGACGACGTAGTTATTGTGGATGTTCGCTCGGATTACGAGTACGAGCTGGGGCGTTTCAAGAATGCCGTAACGTTGGACATCGAGAACTTTCGCGAGTTCCCAGACCGCCTCGAGCGGCTAGAGCAATACAAGGACAAGAAGATTCTCACGTATTGCACCGGCGGCATCAAGTGCGAAAAAGCCAGCGCCTATCTGCTGGAACAAGGCTTCGAGAACGTGTACCAACTGCACGGAGGCATCATCAAATACGGCTTGGAAGCAGGTGGTGAGGATTTCGAGGGCAAATGCTACGTGTTTGACGGCCGTGTGGCCGTTGACGTCAACCACGTCAACCCTACCGTTATCAGTGAGTGCCACCACTGCCACACGCCTTCCGACCGTATGGTAAACTGTGCCAATCCGCACTGCAACGCCCACGTTCCGCTCTGCGAAAGCTGTGGCGAACAAATGCAAGGCGCCTGCTCGCCCGCCTGCCAGGAGCACCCCGACAAGCGCCCTTACGATGGCACCGGCACGTACCCCAAAATCAGCAACCACTACCGCCCCGAGCAAGGCCTGATTTCTTACCGCGCACCCGTTCGCTAG
- a CDS encoding DUF6044 family protein encodes MRVSPLVLALVGLLLFLTPFLVLQEQSYVTIDDNLEAEFAIPYLLVQQGVALDQHPAVELPAVMNGLPRNAARSGLSVTVGLFELLPPWGVYLLQQALVRLLGLLGMYALLRRHWLSGPHHKFTAAALALCWATLPLYSMYGVSVLGQAGLLLAFLELRQGTRRWWPWLIVAAFPFWTIFAFVGPFVLTALGVLTLYDWRRTGRLPVRLVAGVLLLLGAYLVVEWPLFNSILIAKQFVPHRLEFDMRQITPMGLGAGLRSAGQFFFMGQYHASRFLRLAGLLAVGVVLLRTPAGQRLTQLWRFGWWLLVLLGLAVFSGFYPQMVAVVQPKFPALGAFNFGRFHYLTPLLWFVVLALALRQLPGRWQAGLLGVQLLVGVSMNPEWLNNLRELAGRPNPHEPNYAAYVAQPLFKDVEQTIRQQTGLRPAQYRVACLGFPPAVAQLNNFYTLDSYQNNYPLPYKHAFRPLIAGELAKSPVLRTYFDAWGNRCFLFSAELGKDFRVGAFQHRVVQDFTFDTSTFRKLTGRYVLSAARLARPARSGLRPVGVFSRPDAYWRIYLYEVIQ; translated from the coding sequence TTGCGAGTTTCGCCTTTGGTGCTGGCTTTAGTGGGCTTGCTTCTGTTTCTGACACCCTTTTTGGTGTTGCAAGAGCAGAGCTACGTGACCATAGACGACAACCTGGAAGCGGAATTCGCTATTCCCTATTTGCTTGTCCAGCAAGGGGTAGCGTTGGATCAGCACCCTGCTGTAGAGTTGCCCGCCGTGATGAACGGCTTGCCTCGCAACGCGGCCCGCTCGGGCCTAAGCGTGACGGTCGGACTGTTCGAGTTGTTGCCACCCTGGGGCGTGTATTTGTTGCAACAAGCCCTAGTGCGGCTACTTGGGCTGCTGGGCATGTACGCGTTGCTGCGGCGGCACTGGCTGTCTGGTCCTCATCACAAGTTCACTGCGGCGGCCCTGGCCTTGTGTTGGGCAACGTTGCCACTATATTCCATGTACGGGGTATCGGTGCTGGGGCAGGCCGGGCTGCTGCTGGCCTTTCTGGAACTGCGCCAGGGCACTAGGCGGTGGTGGCCGTGGCTAATAGTAGCGGCGTTTCCTTTCTGGACCATTTTTGCTTTTGTTGGCCCATTCGTGCTAACGGCGCTGGGCGTGCTGACTCTCTATGATTGGCGCCGGACAGGCAGGCTGCCAGTTCGTTTGGTGGCGGGAGTGCTGCTGCTGCTGGGCGCATACTTGGTGGTGGAGTGGCCGTTGTTTAACTCTATTCTGATTGCCAAGCAGTTCGTGCCCCACCGCCTCGAGTTTGATATGCGGCAAATCACCCCGATGGGGTTGGGGGCGGGGCTACGCAGTGCCGGGCAATTCTTTTTTATGGGGCAATACCACGCCAGCCGCTTTCTGCGCTTGGCAGGGTTGCTGGCAGTGGGCGTGGTGCTACTCCGAACTCCGGCTGGGCAACGCCTAACGCAGTTGTGGCGCTTCGGTTGGTGGCTGTTGGTGCTGCTAGGGCTGGCCGTGTTCAGCGGCTTCTACCCACAGATGGTGGCCGTTGTGCAGCCGAAGTTTCCAGCGTTAGGCGCGTTCAATTTCGGGCGCTTTCACTACTTAACGCCCTTGCTATGGTTTGTGGTGCTGGCGCTGGCTTTGCGCCAATTGCCTGGGCGCTGGCAAGCCGGCCTGCTTGGGGTGCAGTTGCTGGTGGGGGTAAGCATGAACCCCGAATGGCTGAACAACTTGCGCGAGCTAGCCGGTCGGCCAAATCCGCACGAGCCAAACTACGCAGCGTACGTGGCCCAGCCACTATTCAAAGATGTCGAGCAAACCATCCGGCAGCAGACAGGCCTACGGCCAGCGCAGTACCGGGTGGCTTGTTTGGGTTTTCCGCCCGCCGTAGCTCAGCTCAACAATTTCTACACCCTCGACTCCTACCAAAACAACTATCCTTTACCCTACAAGCACGCCTTTCGGCCGCTCATTGCCGGCGAACTAGCCAAGAGCCCCGTGTTACGAACCTACTTCGATGCGTGGGGCAACCGCTGCTTCCTATTTTCCGCCGAATTGGGCAAGGATTTTCGCGTTGGTGCGTTTCAGCACCGCGTAGTGCAGGATTTCACGTTCGATACTAGTACCTTCCGAAAGCTAACCGGACGCTATGTGTTGTCAGCGGCACGGCTTGCGCGGCCTGCTCGTAGCGGCCTCCGTCCGGTTGGTGTGTTCAGTAGGCCAGATGCCTACTGGCGTATCTATCTATACGAGGTGATACAGTAG
- a CDS encoding NeuD/PglB/VioB family sugar acetyltransferase: MENPVIILGAQTVGIAALDAFLSNDVVVYCLLDDDTKLQNTEIFDVPVMGNTDDKELLKLLGKKCEVFVATEDTASRRSLTTMLHDEYEVVPVNAIHQRASVSPHAWLGHGNQVGANAVVAGTAKVGNGCLIGANAVVEAKAELGDYSQLSPGAILNAGVVVGEQVFIGAGVVVVAGVKIGNKARIGAGSVVVADVPANQTVFGNPAVKV; this comes from the coding sequence ATGGAAAACCCCGTTATCATTCTTGGTGCCCAAACCGTGGGTATTGCTGCCCTCGACGCTTTCCTTTCCAACGATGTGGTAGTCTACTGCCTCCTCGACGATGACACCAAGCTCCAAAACACTGAAATATTCGACGTGCCCGTGATGGGTAACACCGACGATAAAGAACTCCTCAAGCTGCTTGGCAAGAAGTGCGAAGTGTTCGTGGCCACAGAAGATACGGCTAGCCGCCGCAGCCTCACCACCATGCTACACGACGAGTACGAAGTGGTACCCGTCAATGCTATTCATCAGCGGGCCAGCGTATCGCCGCACGCCTGGCTCGGTCATGGCAATCAGGTAGGTGCCAATGCTGTGGTGGCCGGCACGGCCAAAGTGGGTAATGGCTGCCTGATTGGGGCCAATGCCGTGGTCGAAGCCAAAGCGGAACTGGGGGATTATTCTCAGTTGAGCCCTGGGGCAATTCTCAACGCCGGCGTGGTAGTGGGCGAGCAAGTATTCATTGGTGCCGGGGTAGTGGTAGTGGCCGGTGTGAAGATTGGCAATAAAGCCCGTATCGGCGCTGGCTCCGTGGTAGTGGCCGATGTACCAGCCAACCAAACCGTGTTTGGCAACCCAGCCGTTAAGGTTTAG
- a CDS encoding acyl-CoA reductase, with the protein MIHSDRLAAFVALGQHLRQLSPDTLAQLAAQARNRNAWFDQPSVTLAVHSISEMLAEEPLRRWAARYPAEPAVPRQVGVVMAGNIPLVGFHDALCVLLSGHTLLAKLSKDDAILMTWILGELTRIEPRFQERVQILERLNAADAFIATGSDNTARYFDYYFGKRPHIIRRNRTSLAVLTGNETDHELGLLGEDIFRYYGLGCRNVSKLFVPKNYNFSPLLDSLQPWHHVANHHKYNNNYDYNKSILLVNGVPHLDTGFLLLLESPLLVSPISVLHYGTYAHEVDLVDQLTDVAAQTQCIVSGSGIWAGSVAFGQAQCPGVSEYADGVDTMAFLAELT; encoded by the coding sequence ATGATCCACTCCGACCGCCTGGCCGCTTTTGTTGCCCTAGGCCAGCACCTGCGCCAACTCTCCCCCGATACTTTAGCCCAATTAGCTGCGCAGGCACGCAACCGCAACGCCTGGTTCGACCAGCCTAGCGTGACGCTGGCCGTGCATAGTATAAGCGAAATGCTGGCTGAGGAGCCTCTGCGGCGCTGGGCAGCCCGCTACCCCGCTGAGCCGGCTGTGCCGCGCCAGGTTGGGGTTGTGATGGCCGGAAATATTCCGTTGGTGGGTTTCCATGACGCGCTTTGCGTGCTACTAAGTGGCCACACGCTCCTCGCGAAGCTCAGCAAAGACGACGCAATCCTCATGACCTGGATTTTAGGAGAACTGACGCGCATCGAGCCCCGCTTTCAGGAACGCGTGCAGATCCTGGAGCGGCTCAACGCTGCCGATGCCTTCATTGCCACGGGTTCCGACAACACGGCGCGGTATTTCGACTACTATTTTGGCAAGCGGCCCCACATCATCCGCCGTAACCGCACAAGTCTGGCCGTACTAACCGGCAACGAAACCGACCACGAATTAGGGCTATTAGGAGAAGATATCTTCCGCTATTACGGGCTGGGCTGCCGCAACGTGAGCAAGCTCTTCGTGCCGAAGAACTACAACTTTTCGCCGCTGCTAGACTCCTTGCAGCCGTGGCACCACGTAGCCAACCATCATAAGTACAACAACAACTACGACTACAACAAAAGCATTCTGCTGGTAAACGGGGTACCCCACCTGGATACCGGTTTCCTGCTGCTGCTAGAAAGCCCGCTGCTGGTTTCTCCTATTTCGGTGCTGCATTACGGCACGTATGCACACGAGGTGGACTTGGTGGATCAACTAACGGATGTGGCAGCGCAAACGCAATGCATTGTCTCGGGCAGTGGCATATGGGCCGGAAGTGTGGCTTTCGGGCAGGCCCAGTGCCCCGGTGTATCAGAATACGCCGATGGAGTAGACACCATGGCCTTCCTTGCAGAATTAACATAA
- a CDS encoding LolA family protein, with translation MKKILALFALSVSLFTTATAQQDPKAGKILDQMSAKYQAMKAFKASFTQTLENDAAKVKENMSGDITVSGQKFRLKMSGQEVINDGKTMYTYMKAENEVNISDYESDEQEISPAQIYTLYKKGYKYSYVQQAKEAGELVDIIELAPEDRSNPIFKVRMKVSKTDNSVKSWQMFKKNGNRYTVKINKFTPNVPVDATTFAFDKAKYKGVKVIDLR, from the coding sequence ATGAAAAAAATTCTCGCCCTGTTTGCGCTTTCAGTGTCCCTCTTCACTACTGCTACCGCGCAGCAGGACCCCAAAGCGGGTAAGATTTTAGACCAGATGAGCGCCAAATATCAGGCAATGAAAGCCTTCAAAGCCTCTTTCACACAAACGCTGGAAAACGATGCAGCGAAGGTGAAAGAGAACATGAGTGGCGACATCACTGTGAGTGGTCAGAAGTTTCGCTTGAAGATGAGCGGCCAGGAAGTCATCAACGACGGCAAAACCATGTACACTTACATGAAAGCCGAAAACGAGGTGAACATCTCTGATTATGAGTCAGATGAGCAAGAGATTTCGCCCGCCCAGATTTATACGCTCTACAAGAAGGGGTACAAGTACTCGTATGTACAGCAAGCTAAAGAAGCCGGTGAATTGGTTGATATTATTGAACTAGCTCCCGAAGACCGCAGCAACCCTATTTTCAAGGTGCGCATGAAAGTGAGCAAGACGGATAACTCGGTAAAAAGCTGGCAGATGTTCAAGAAGAACGGCAACCGCTACACCGTTAAAATCAACAAGTTCACGCCCAACGTGCCTGTTGATGCCACCACTTTCGCATTCGACAAAGCCAAGTACAAAGGTGTAAAGGTTATCGACCTACGCTAA
- a CDS encoding 4Fe-4S dicluster domain-containing protein, translating into MAIMITDECINCGACEPECPNTAIYEGGAAWRWSDGTALKEVTIDGGKTVSGVAPQTPISDEYYYIVSDKCTECVGFHEEPQCAAVCPVDCCVDDPDYREPREKLTAKKQWLHAEA; encoded by the coding sequence ATGGCCATCATGATAACCGACGAGTGCATCAACTGTGGTGCCTGCGAACCGGAATGCCCCAATACTGCTATCTACGAAGGCGGCGCTGCATGGCGCTGGTCTGATGGTACTGCCTTAAAGGAAGTTACTATTGACGGCGGTAAAACCGTTTCTGGCGTTGCCCCCCAGACTCCCATCTCCGACGAGTATTACTACATCGTATCCGATAAGTGCACCGAGTGCGTGGGTTTCCATGAAGAACCGCAGTGTGCTGCCGTTTGCCCCGTAGACTGCTGCGTAGACGACCCCGACTACCGCGAACCACGGGAAAAACTGACAGCCAAAAAACAGTGGCTGCACGCCGAAGCGTAA
- a CDS encoding DNA translocase FtsK: MAKNTYKQDQPTPVGRANEPRQPRTTVPRPAPAEPAAPRENRRASESRPAAPKAPRRPLKLPSFNFGGMFAFVRDRRFQLFLGFFFLLGSLYLTIAFLSFLFTGHADQSVVAGLDRTTVKDAGQETGNWFGLLGALVAQVFIYKGFGVAAFALIPIVFFLGYKIVFRRAGVSVSYVLALCTFLMGWLSVLLGYVVLTMQTPGADPALGHRLDFLSGGIGYEVALWLDSLIGWGTVLLLAFLLISFVVFFFNVTSLALPRFGTEAGEEDEPVGNPHVASEPRAVVGQEAFGPAAIEEEPERDLGITVRSLRPTPVVTRPAAVVRPEADEEPDAPVVTSGSIASPAFSVAPAAGAAALTGAAAALPVAGAALPLTVAPATVALNVANAAATMASGGAVAPAKGPSFSIESAVDPEPVAAMPTRVPTPLSLADLVDNDAPLPAATSQQPALQIATKQGELDPAAGADMAVIADEDEDADAMPAVNYDPTLDLSRYQYPTLELLNDYGQAKAQVSKEELEANKDRIVETLGHYGINIASIKATIGPTVTLYEIVPDAGVRISKIKSLEDDIALSLAALGIRIIAPIPGKGTIGIEVPNTKKEMVSIRSVFSTEKFAHTEMDLPIAFGRTITNEVFVVDLAKMPHLLMAGATGQGKSVGLNVILASLLYKRHPAQLKFVLVDPKKVELSIFNKIERHFLAKLPDTEEAIITDTKKVVNTLNSLCMEMDRRYDLLKDAGCRNLKEYNRKFIERRLNPKKGHRYLPFIVLVIDELADLMMTAGKEVETPIARLAQLARAIGIHLIVATQRPSVNVITGIIKANFPCRISFKVTSKIDSRTILDAGGADQLVGQGDMLISQGSDIIRVQCAFIDTPEVDRLCDYIGEQQGYPDAYFLPEVVGESGGGNGDMEDMDPAQRDSMFEEAARVIVTHQQGSTSLLQRRLKLGYNRAGRLIDQLEHAGVVGPFEGSKAREVLIPDEYSLEQLLNALPK; this comes from the coding sequence ATGGCTAAAAATACGTACAAACAAGATCAACCTACGCCAGTTGGCCGGGCCAATGAGCCCCGACAGCCGCGTACTACCGTGCCGCGGCCGGCTCCGGCCGAACCCGCTGCTCCGCGTGAAAACCGTCGGGCTTCTGAAAGCCGCCCGGCTGCTCCCAAAGCGCCTCGTCGTCCCCTGAAGCTACCTTCTTTCAACTTCGGCGGCATGTTTGCCTTTGTGCGCGACCGGCGGTTTCAGCTATTCCTTGGCTTTTTCTTTTTGCTGGGCTCGCTCTATCTAACAATTGCCTTCCTCTCGTTCCTGTTCACGGGCCACGCCGACCAAAGCGTGGTAGCTGGGCTAGACCGGACCACGGTGAAAGATGCCGGCCAGGAAACAGGCAATTGGTTTGGGCTTCTGGGGGCTCTCGTAGCGCAGGTGTTCATTTACAAAGGGTTCGGCGTAGCAGCTTTTGCGCTTATTCCCATCGTATTCTTCCTGGGCTATAAGATTGTGTTCCGGCGAGCAGGCGTGTCGGTGAGCTACGTTCTGGCGCTCTGTACCTTCCTGATGGGGTGGCTCAGTGTGCTGCTCGGATACGTGGTGCTGACCATGCAAACACCCGGAGCCGATCCGGCGCTTGGGCATCGGCTCGATTTTCTGAGCGGTGGTATCGGCTACGAAGTGGCTCTCTGGCTTGACAGCCTGATTGGGTGGGGAACTGTGTTGCTCCTGGCTTTCCTACTGATTTCCTTTGTCGTGTTCTTCTTCAACGTTACCTCGCTCGCTTTACCTCGTTTCGGAACCGAAGCAGGGGAGGAAGACGAGCCAGTAGGCAACCCACACGTTGCCTCTGAGCCGCGTGCGGTAGTAGGGCAGGAGGCATTTGGCCCGGCCGCTATAGAAGAGGAACCGGAACGGGATTTGGGCATAACAGTCCGCTCGTTGCGGCCTACGCCCGTGGTAACTCGCCCTGCTGCCGTTGTCCGCCCCGAAGCCGACGAGGAACCGGATGCTCCTGTTGTTACCTCTGGTTCTATAGCTTCGCCTGCCTTTAGCGTGGCGCCAGCCGCTGGCGCTGCCGCCCTGACGGGAGCCGCCGCTGCGTTGCCCGTTGCTGGTGCTGCATTGCCGCTCACAGTAGCACCAGCTACCGTTGCACTCAATGTTGCTAATGCTGCTGCTACTATGGCATCAGGTGGCGCTGTGGCCCCTGCCAAAGGGCCAAGCTTTTCTATTGAATCGGCCGTTGATCCGGAGCCGGTAGCCGCTATGCCCACGCGGGTGCCCACGCCCCTCTCATTGGCTGATCTGGTTGATAACGATGCCCCCCTGCCAGCGGCAACTTCTCAGCAGCCCGCCTTGCAGATTGCAACCAAGCAGGGCGAGCTGGACCCCGCCGCCGGCGCCGACATGGCCGTTATTGCCGACGAAGACGAGGATGCCGACGCCATGCCGGCCGTCAACTACGACCCGACGCTGGACCTTTCGCGCTACCAGTACCCCACGCTGGAATTGCTCAACGACTATGGGCAAGCCAAAGCTCAGGTATCCAAAGAAGAGCTGGAAGCCAACAAGGACCGCATTGTGGAAACGCTCGGTCACTACGGCATCAACATCGCCAGCATCAAGGCCACCATTGGCCCCACGGTTACGCTCTACGAAATTGTGCCGGATGCCGGGGTGCGTATCTCCAAGATCAAGAGCTTGGAAGACGATATTGCCCTGAGCTTGGCCGCGTTGGGCATCCGGATTATTGCCCCGATTCCCGGCAAAGGCACCATCGGCATCGAGGTGCCAAACACCAAGAAGGAAATGGTCAGCATCCGGTCGGTGTTCAGCACCGAGAAGTTTGCCCACACCGAAATGGATTTGCCCATTGCCTTCGGACGGACCATCACCAACGAAGTGTTTGTGGTGGACTTGGCCAAAATGCCTCACTTGCTGATGGCGGGTGCCACCGGCCAGGGTAAGTCGGTGGGACTGAACGTGATTCTGGCCTCCTTGCTTTACAAGCGCCATCCAGCCCAGCTTAAGTTCGTGCTGGTTGACCCCAAGAAGGTGGAACTAAGCATCTTCAACAAGATAGAGCGCCACTTCCTAGCCAAGCTGCCCGATACCGAGGAGGCCATCATCACCGACACCAAGAAGGTGGTGAACACGCTGAACTCGCTGTGCATGGAAATGGACCGGCGCTACGATTTGCTGAAAGACGCGGGTTGCCGCAACCTCAAGGAATACAACCGCAAGTTCATCGAGCGGCGCTTAAACCCCAAAAAGGGCCACCGTTACTTGCCATTCATCGTGCTGGTAATCGACGAGCTGGCCGACTTGATGATGACGGCTGGCAAGGAAGTGGAAACGCCCATTGCACGCCTAGCGCAGCTGGCGCGTGCTATCGGCATTCACCTCATTGTAGCCACCCAGCGTCCTTCCGTAAACGTTATCACTGGTATTATCAAGGCTAACTTCCCGTGCCGGATTTCCTTCAAGGTGACCTCCAAGATTGACTCGCGCACTATCCTCGATGCTGGCGGCGCCGACCAACTGGTAGGCCAGGGTGACATGCTCATCTCGCAGGGCTCCGACATTATTCGGGTGCAGTGTGCCTTCATCGACACACCCGAGGTGGACCGCCTCTGCGACTACATTGGCGAGCAGCAGGGGTATCCGGATGCTTACTTCTTGCCTGAGGTGGTAGGCGAATCGGGTGGGGGCAACGGCGACATGGAGGACATGGACCCCGCCCAGCGCGACTCGATGTTCGAGGAAGCCGCTCGCGTTATTGTCACGCATCAGCAAGGCAGCACGTCGTTGCTGCAACGCCGTTTGAAGCTGGGGTACAACCGGGCAGGCCGTCTGATCGACCAGTTGGAGCACGCCGGCGTGGTAGGTCCGTTTGAAGGGAGCAAGGCCCGCGAAGTGCTGATTCCTGATGAATATAGTTTGGAACAGTTGTTGAATGCCTTACCGAAATAG
- a CDS encoding nucleoside phosphorylase: protein MPIPESELIFNKDGSIYHLNLQPDHISDTIITVGDPERVALISEHFDSIETKMHKREFVSHVGYYKGKRLTVISTGMGTDNIDILLNELDALVNIDFITREVRPHEEHIALRIVRVGTSGALQADIPVGSHLVTEHAVGLDSLMQFYPLVETGLEIEVGTGVQQALALDYRPYCVRGTDLLREQLGAGMVVGNTLTCPGFYGPQGRVLRLDLRRPDLIEQFQNFRYQSAEGEFRLTNFEMETAGYYALGRLLGHEVVSLNAIVANRATGEFATNTDVVMHDLIAKTLERV from the coding sequence ATGCCCATTCCCGAATCTGAGCTGATTTTCAACAAAGACGGCAGCATTTATCATCTCAACCTGCAGCCTGACCACATTTCCGATACGATCATCACGGTGGGGGACCCGGAGCGGGTGGCACTGATAAGTGAACACTTCGACTCCATCGAAACCAAGATGCACAAGCGCGAGTTTGTCTCGCACGTCGGCTATTACAAGGGCAAGCGCTTGACGGTCATTAGCACCGGCATGGGTACCGACAACATTGATATTCTGCTCAATGAGTTGGATGCTTTGGTCAATATTGACTTTATAACCCGCGAAGTGCGGCCCCATGAAGAGCACATTGCGTTGCGCATCGTTCGGGTAGGTACCAGCGGGGCCTTGCAGGCAGATATTCCTGTTGGCTCGCACCTAGTTACCGAGCATGCCGTAGGGCTCGATTCGTTGATGCAGTTCTACCCGTTGGTTGAAACGGGGTTGGAAATAGAAGTGGGCACTGGTGTGCAACAGGCCTTGGCGCTCGACTACCGCCCATACTGCGTACGGGGCACCGATCTGCTGCGCGAGCAGTTGGGAGCCGGCATGGTGGTGGGCAACACCCTCACGTGCCCGGGCTTTTACGGGCCTCAAGGCCGGGTACTGCGCCTCGACTTGCGCCGCCCTGACCTGATCGAGCAATTCCAGAACTTCCGCTACCAAAGCGCCGAAGGCGAGTTCCGGCTCACTAATTTCGAGATGGAAACGGCCGGTTACTACGCACTCGGCCGGCTGTTAGGGCACGAAGTGGTGTCGTTGAATGCTATTGTAGCCAACCGTGCCACCGGCGAGTTTGCTACTAATACCGATGTCGTAATGCACGACCTTATTGCCAAAACGCTGGAGCGAGTATAG
- a CDS encoding DUF2851 family protein, which produces MQEDFLHYVWQHQYFDKTDLRTTDGQLITVLKPGYRNADAGPDFLTARLQLAEVEWNGAVEIHLKASDWHRHQHQTDAKYDQVVLHVVYEADQPVQRIDGSIVPALALASRIAPDLLQAYQRLLEQPTAVLPCTTQLPLVPEVTRTSMVERALLERLELKAAIVSELHQRVEGDWEATAYHTLATAFGFQKNSEPLARLAKALPLAILRRHRHDPVQLEALVFGQAGFLEETEATAADEYIAKLRREFEFLRHKYSLHGTALAAHEWNFLRLRPANFPSVRLAQLVAVLHARPALFDAFLTAADLPTLLKFFQVPTADYWRNHYRPGVAGNVPSLGKSSIHVLITNVVVPLRVAYARHVGQPELVESVVALLSLLPAEHNHLTDEYAALGFQHRSSADSQGLLALHRTYCAPRRCLQCAVGSRILQRHPASR; this is translated from the coding sequence ATGCAGGAAGACTTTCTCCATTATGTGTGGCAACACCAATATTTCGATAAAACTGATCTACGTACTACCGATGGCCAACTGATTACCGTTCTCAAACCCGGCTACCGCAACGCCGACGCTGGCCCGGACTTCTTGACGGCCCGGTTGCAGCTAGCCGAAGTGGAGTGGAATGGAGCTGTGGAAATTCATTTGAAAGCCTCCGATTGGCATCGGCATCAGCACCAAACCGATGCCAAATATGACCAGGTAGTGCTGCACGTGGTCTACGAAGCCGACCAGCCGGTCCAGCGCATTGATGGCAGTATCGTGCCCGCCTTAGCACTAGCGTCGCGCATTGCTCCTGACCTGTTACAGGCGTATCAACGGTTGTTGGAGCAGCCCACGGCTGTACTACCCTGCACCACGCAGTTGCCGCTGGTGCCGGAGGTTACGCGCACTAGCATGGTAGAACGAGCCTTGCTGGAGCGGTTGGAGCTGAAAGCGGCCATTGTCTCAGAACTGCACCAACGTGTAGAAGGAGATTGGGAAGCTACGGCATACCACACCTTGGCCACCGCGTTTGGCTTCCAAAAAAATAGCGAGCCGCTGGCCCGGCTTGCCAAGGCGCTGCCGCTGGCTATACTTCGTCGGCACCGCCACGACCCAGTGCAGTTAGAGGCACTCGTATTCGGGCAGGCTGGATTCTTGGAAGAAACCGAAGCAACTGCCGCAGACGAGTACATAGCGAAACTGCGCCGCGAATTTGAATTCTTACGCCACAAATACAGCTTGCATGGTACGGCGCTGGCTGCCCACGAATGGAATTTTTTGCGGCTCCGCCCCGCAAACTTTCCGTCGGTGCGTTTGGCGCAGTTGGTCGCCGTATTGCACGCGCGGCCTGCGCTGTTCGATGCTTTCTTGACTGCCGCCGACCTTCCCACTTTACTGAAGTTCTTCCAAGTGCCTACTGCCGACTATTGGCGAAACCATTATCGGCCTGGTGTAGCCGGCAACGTGCCTAGCCTGGGCAAGAGCAGCATTCACGTGTTGATTACCAACGTGGTAGTGCCTCTGCGTGTAGCGTATGCGCGCCATGTAGGGCAGCCCGAGCTAGTAGAAAGTGTGGTAGCGCTGCTAAGTCTGCTGCCTGCCGAGCACAACCACCTCACCGACGAGTATGCAGCTCTGGGCTTTCAACACCGCAGTTCCGCTGATTCGCAGGGGTTGTTGGCACTCCACCGGACCTACTGTGCTCCGCGGCGTTGCCTGCAATGCGCGGTAGGTAGTCGGATTCTGCAACGCCATCCAGCCAGCCGATGA